Proteins from a genomic interval of Colletes latitarsis isolate SP2378_abdomen chromosome 3, iyColLati1, whole genome shotgun sequence:
- the LOC143340622 gene encoding excitatory amino acid transporter 3, with protein sequence MNVLKNLLKQKLILHTIIGVSTGIVTGLILKISTDQPWSERNLMYLRFPGELFMRLVNCLILPLLTSSIVSATCNLKKSGRIRVMALYYYTTTTILGITLSVILVETIEPGKLNKNENIVLQNTTKYFITEDTILDLFRNLIPDNIVNACINQYQTVLETPVNKSVPIDEWKIKHKNVSGTNVIGLVFFSLILGIAIGNIGAKGESLKNMFHSLSEAMMEIMNWAIMIAPISVFFLISAKILEVENFGSVIKQLGVYILTVFSGLLIQGFVLLPLLYFICTHQSPYKIILKLGSAFATAFSTSSSTATVPITIACLEHIGIPSKISKFIVPIGATINMDGIALYESIGAIFIIQLHGIEYSLIQIIIISITCTISCIGAAGLPSGGYVMLIMVLNSVGVPAEDVSLIIAIDWLVDRFRTTLNIIADALGAGIITHYYEKSRQNSVPENIELCTPNEMTRL encoded by the exons atgaatGTGTTAAAGAATTTATTAAAACAAAAGCTAATACTACATACAATTATCGGTGTATCTACTGGAATTGTAACAGGTCTAATCCTTAAGATTTCTACAGATCAACCATGGTCTGAACGAAATCTAATGTATCTCAGGTTTCCAGGAGAATTATTTATGAGACTAGTAAATTGTTTAATATTACCTCTTTTAACATCTAGCATTGTAAGTGCTACTTGCAATTTAAAGAAATCAG GTCGCATTAGAGTAATGGCATTGTACTATTACACGACAACAACAATACTTGGAATAACATTAAGTGTTATACTTGTTGAAACAATAGAACCtggaaaattgaataaaaatgaaaatattgtatTACAAAATACTACCAAATATTTCATTACGGAAGATACGATTTTAGATTTATTTCG CAATCTGATACCAGATAACATAGTGAATGCATGCATAAATCAG TATCAGACTGTGTTAGAGACACCAGTAAATAAATCAG TACCAATAGACGAATGGAAAATAAAGCATAAAAATGTGTCAGGAACAAATGTTATAGGCTTGGTATTCTTTAGTTTAATACTGGGTATAGCAATTGGAAACATAGGTGCTAAGGGTGAATCTTTAAAAAACATGTTTCATTCTCTATCAGAAGCAATGATGGAAATTATGAATTGGGCAATAAT GATTGCACCAATAAGCGTATTCTTTCTTATCTCTGCCAAAATTCTGGAAGTAGAAAATTTTGGCAGTGTAATCAAACAACTGGGAGTTTATATATTGACTGTGTTCAGTGGTTTGCTTATACAAGGCTTTGTATTGCTCCCTTTGTTATATTTTATATGTACACACCAATCTCCATACAAAATTATACTTAAACTTGGATCAGCTTTTGCCACTGCATTTAGTACATCATCCAG TACAGCTACAGTTCCAATAACAATTGCATGTTTAGAACACATTGGAATACCATCTAAAATAAGTAAATTTATTGTTCCAATCGGTGCTACAATAAATATGGATGGTATAGCATTATATGAAAGTATTGGTGCAATCTTTATAATTCAATTGCATGGAATAGAATATTCATtaattcaaataataataatcag cATCACATGCACTATATCATGCATTGGTGCTGCTGGTTTACCTAGTGGTGGTTACGTAATGTTAATAATGGTACTAAATTCTGTGGGAGTTCCAGCAGAAGATGTTTCATTAATTATTGCTATCGATTGGCTCGT AGATCGTTTTAGAACCACCTTGAACATCATAGCTGATGCTCTAGGTGCTGGCATAATAACCCATTATTATGAAAAAAGTAGACAAAATTCTGTACCTGAAAACATTGAATTATGTACCCCAAATGAAATGACGAGATTATAA